In one Magallana gigas chromosome 9, xbMagGiga1.1, whole genome shotgun sequence genomic region, the following are encoded:
- the LOC105318845 gene encoding uncharacterized protein: MALSGAPLLLGLTLVHTVAGLSWWQRLAPLQPNHCPYSTEDNVCYELIKSSTNCSYICAYAQPLVLYPALYDLCGYNDRVFYGHAECHFYECQKKCCKGWSMDEFGKCSIERSGIDCLNGGTPLGDLCLCTKHFTGKNCERAVCDGECLNGGECRKVDPYLPPKCVCTANFTGNYCEKPVCGDGCLNGGTCLSNYYGVVCACPEGYLGPRCEQEFAPKLDSCRIVHSSYDTNCAPTCKSDRDCTKEESCCDHEGRNICVVRQEKAYQTCEYDGFIPKSRLRVGQVVKDAWGKTCRCMPGYVHGILHCGDDECGTFDPEENTCKSHGDGVMYDEDHVKDEDIDGDKEYHPPRMINCPSKYTRVLVEVQEHSNVGLLYHRFGARDYLGEELHVHVSQQKFFACNCSFGQRVRANATAVDRHGGKSTCCFTVQIVDRHPPKLSHCPTDIYAVVGERISWTVPKATDNVGIRDLWLEPRVSDGSRIGPGEHMFRYVAEDWHGNKAECRFLVSVKISGSPESGWPTELKSRIQTDTSVIIGACVVGILAIALLVLMVVVFRVCRRARVFERRQLRSFRSSMPQTPTNQIDASLSEPPPYEVAAKDKLPDYKPRDDPPVYDDICKEDSRTDEIGGCSNPIYTISGSDERIYRAPVNPNTTTTDV; this comes from the exons ATGGCGCTTAGCGGCGCACCTTTACTACTGGGACTGACGTTAGTACACACTGTAGCGGGGTTGTCATG GTGGCAAAGATTGGCTCCACTTCAGCCAAACCATTGCCCATACTCTACCGAGGACAACGTTTGTTATGAACTGATCAAATCCAGCACCAACTGTTCCTACATCTGTGCCTATGCCCAGCCACTGGTTCTCTACCCCGCTCT CTATGACTTGTGTGGATATAACGATAGGGTTTTCTACGGACATGCCGAGTGTCACTTTTATGAATGTCAGAAAAAATGCTGCAAGGGGTGGTCCATGGATGAATTCGGAAAGTGTTCCATAG AACGCTCGGGAATTGATTGTTTAAACGGTGGAACACCCCTCGGCGACCTCTGCCTGTGTACCAAACACTTCACGGGGAAGAATTGTGAAAGAG ctgtTTGCGATGGAGAGTGTCTGAATGGAGGGGAGTGCAGAAAGGTAGACCCATATCTGCCTCCGAAATGTGTATGTACCGCAAACTTCACAGGAAACTACTGTGAAAAGC CTGTCTGTGGTGATGGGTGCTTGAACGGTGGTACCTGTCTGTCTAATTATTACGGCGTCGTCTGCGCGTGTCCAGAGGGATATTTGGGACCCCGCTGTGAACAAG AGTTTGCTCCAAAACTTGACAGCTGCCGAATCGTCCACAGTTCCTATGACACTAACTGTGCCCCAACCTGTAAAAGCGACAGAGACTGCACAAAGGAGGAATCTTGCTGCGATCACGAGGGGAGAAATATTTGCGTCGTGCGACAGGAg AAAGCGTATCAGACCTGTGAGTATGATGGATTTATCCCAAAGTCAAGGTTACGAGTCGGCCAAGTTGTCAAGGACGCGTGGGGTAAGACGTGCCGTTGCATGCCGGGATACGTGCACGGGATCCTTCACTGTGGAGATGATGAATGCGGGACATTCGACCCCGAAGAAAACACGTGTAAAAGCCACGGTGACGGGGTCATGTATGACGAAGACCACGTGAAAGATgaggacattgatg GTGATAAAGAATACCATC CGCCTAGGATGATCAACTGTCCCTCTAAATACACCAGGGTCTTGGTCGAAGTCCAAGAACATTCAAACGTCGGTCTCCTGTACCACAGGTTCGGTGCACGTGACTATTTGGGGGAAGAGCTGCACGTGCATGTCAGCCAACAGAAGTTCTTTGCCTGTAATTGCTCCTTTGGTCAGCGAGTGAGAGCCAATGCCACGGCCGTGGACAGACATGGCGGGAAAAGCACCTGTTGTTTTACTGTACAGATTGTTG ATCGTCATCCACCAAAGCTGTCCCACTGTCCGACGGATATCTATGCTGTTGTCGGAGAGCGGATATCCTGGACCGTCCCAAAAGCCACGGATAACGTAGGTATCCGGGACCTTTGGCTGGAACCGAGGGTTTCCGATGGCTCTCGGATAGGTCCCGGAGAACACATGTTTCGTTACGTGGCAGAAGATTGGCATGGCAACAAGGCGGAATGTCGGTTCCTTGTCAGCGTCAAAATTTCAG GGTCCCCAGAAAGTGGATGGCCTACCGAGCTGAAGTCCAGAATACAAACGGATACATCAGTTATAATCG GAGCATGTGTGGTTGGAATCTTGGCCATCGCTCTCCTCGTCCTAATGGTAGTGGTATTCCGGGTATGTAGACGTGCCAGGGTTTTCGAACGTCGCCAACTGCGCAGCTTCCGGTCCAGTATGCCCCAAACTCCAACGAATCAGATTGACGCATCTTTGTCCGAACCTCCGCCGTATGAGGTCGCTGCAAAAGATAAACTTCCGGATTACAAGCCACGTGACGACCCACCCGTGTATGACGACATATGTAAGGAGGATTCCCGTACTGACGAAATTGGCGGCTGCAGTAATCCTATTTATACCATCTCGGGTTCTGATGAAAGGATCTACAGGGCTCCTGTAAATCCCAATACAACAACCACCGATGTTTGA